The Natrinema salifodinae genome includes a window with the following:
- the priS gene encoding DNA primase small subunit PriS has protein sequence MEERTRAYLRGRFRDHYRRTEITPPPAANEREWGYIPWTEGPDTTMVRHRSLLELGDLSEFLVRKRPRHVYFSAGRFRDPGASSMSEKEWQSADLVFDLDADHLPSVTLGEDSYAEMLAKCKDALVRLLDFLEDDFAFEDTEIVFSGGRGYHVHVRDENVRHLEREHRREIVDYVRGIGLEFDELIETETVAGIGRKTPTERRSLRTEGGWGARTHAHFMEFVDELLEMEEDAARERLQEFDGIGEGKATATLNAARNNREQLEAGNVTVHTAVAQLAERFANRAVERDNAPIDEPVTTDTNRLIRLPGSLHGGSALETVRLERDELADFDPLADAVPETFRGHEIAVDVTDGGVVELGGDSFTVQEGDQSLPEYVAVFLMARGRAEKEKE, from the coding sequence ATGGAGGAGCGAACGAGGGCCTATCTTCGGGGGCGATTCCGTGATCACTATCGACGAACAGAGATCACGCCGCCGCCCGCGGCCAACGAACGGGAATGGGGCTACATCCCCTGGACAGAGGGGCCCGATACCACGATGGTGCGCCACCGTTCGCTGCTCGAACTCGGCGACCTTTCGGAGTTTCTCGTCCGCAAGCGCCCGCGGCACGTCTACTTCTCCGCGGGCCGCTTTCGGGACCCCGGCGCGAGTTCGATGAGCGAAAAGGAGTGGCAGTCTGCGGATCTCGTTTTCGACCTCGACGCCGACCACCTGCCCAGCGTCACGCTGGGCGAGGACAGCTACGCCGAGATGCTCGCGAAGTGCAAGGACGCCCTCGTTCGACTCCTCGATTTCCTCGAGGACGACTTCGCGTTCGAGGACACGGAAATCGTCTTCTCGGGCGGGCGTGGCTACCACGTCCACGTCCGCGACGAGAACGTCCGCCACTTGGAGCGGGAACACCGCCGCGAGATCGTCGATTACGTCCGTGGCATCGGCCTCGAGTTCGACGAACTGATCGAGACCGAGACCGTCGCGGGGATCGGGCGAAAGACCCCGACGGAGCGCCGGTCCCTCCGGACCGAGGGCGGTTGGGGGGCCCGGACGCACGCCCACTTTATGGAGTTCGTCGACGAACTGCTCGAGATGGAGGAAGACGCCGCCCGCGAACGCCTCCAGGAGTTCGACGGCATCGGCGAAGGGAAAGCGACGGCCACGCTGAACGCGGCCCGAAACAACCGCGAGCAACTCGAGGCGGGCAACGTCACCGTCCACACCGCCGTCGCCCAACTCGCCGAGCGGTTCGCCAACCGGGCCGTCGAGCGGGATAACGCGCCGATCGACGAGCCCGTCACCACCGACACGAACCGGCTCATTCGGCTCCCGGGGAGCCTCCACGGCGGCAGCGCCCTCGAGACGGTTCGTCTCGAGCGCGACGAACTCGCCGACTTCGATCCGCTCGCCGACGCCGTCCCGGAGACGTTCCGGGGTCACGAGATCGCCGTCGACGTCACCGACGGCGGGGTGGTCGAACTCGGAGGAGATAGCTTTACGGTCCAGGAAGGAGACCAGTCACTACCCGAGTACGTCGCCGTGTTCCTGATGGCTCGCGGTAGGGCGGAGAAGGAGAAAGAATGA
- a CDS encoding DNA replication complex subunit Gins51: protein MNLDELRSVQSKERQKDSLQNLRPSFYQEVGEYIADLEDERDRVADQADDPFSSPEVGRLTDEIETAKDVVEAIYERRMGKLVKQASLAAAGMPADDEGLTAEEADLFDDLVERIESNKSRVLDVLEGADGAQPADPDPDGSPGPAPGAPGTDAAADDAPPAPPEQPSTATDAAADGSSGVSPADVMGGDGPSVDDADGGADPPAPPEPSGSQAGGPGEEPVPSTAPESGLESESAPNAESGAEETDPDGTATDSAAADVERTTVRITSDIGEILGVDDREYTLTSDDVVTLPEQNAAPLVEREAAERLD from the coding sequence ATGAACTTAGACGAGTTGCGTTCGGTCCAGAGCAAGGAGCGCCAGAAGGACAGCCTCCAAAACCTGCGCCCTTCCTTCTACCAGGAGGTCGGCGAGTACATCGCCGACCTCGAGGACGAACGCGACCGCGTCGCCGACCAGGCGGACGACCCCTTCTCCTCGCCCGAAGTCGGCCGACTAACCGACGAGATCGAGACCGCCAAGGACGTCGTCGAGGCCATCTACGAGCGCCGAATGGGCAAACTCGTCAAGCAGGCCAGCCTGGCCGCCGCCGGGATGCCGGCCGACGACGAGGGCCTGACCGCCGAGGAGGCCGACCTCTTCGACGACCTGGTCGAGCGCATCGAGTCCAACAAGTCCCGCGTCCTCGACGTCCTCGAGGGCGCCGACGGGGCCCAGCCCGCCGACCCCGATCCCGACGGCTCGCCAGGCCCGGCGCCTGGCGCGCCGGGGACTGACGCAGCCGCGGACGACGCGCCGCCGGCGCCGCCGGAGCAACCGTCGACGGCGACCGACGCGGCGGCGGACGGTTCGAGCGGGGTCTCCCCCGCGGACGTCATGGGCGGCGACGGCCCGTCCGTCGACGACGCGGACGGCGGCGCCGATCCGCCCGCACCGCCCGAGCCGTCGGGATCGCAAGCGGGGGGACCAGGCGAGGAGCCCGTGCCGTCGACCGCGCCCGAGTCGGGTCTCGAATCGGAGTCGGCGCCGAACGCCGAGTCGGGGGCCGAGGAGACGGATCCCGACGGCACCGCGACCGATTCCGCGGCGGCCGACGTCGAGCGAACGACCGTCAGGATCACAAGCGATATCGGCGAGATTCTCGGCGTCGACGACCGCGAGTACACGCTGACGAGCGACGACGTGGTCACGCTGCCGGAACAAAACGCCGCGCCGCTCGTCGAGCGGGAGGCGGCCGAACGGCTCGACTGA
- the bcp gene encoding thioredoxin-dependent thiol peroxidase, producing the protein MIDVGEEAPEFELQNQRGETVARSDFEGRRLVVYFYPRANTEGCTAEACEFNEALAEFADRDVSIVGISDDPVDDLATFAADYDLDFDLLSDERGEVATLYDSYGEKRMFGNTFDGVFRNTYVVGPDGRIEAVYEDVSPEGHADAVLADLEPIDAAR; encoded by the coding sequence ATGATCGATGTCGGCGAGGAAGCCCCGGAGTTCGAACTGCAAAACCAGCGCGGCGAGACCGTTGCACGCTCCGATTTCGAGGGGCGGCGGCTCGTCGTATACTTTTATCCTCGCGCCAACACGGAGGGGTGTACGGCCGAAGCCTGCGAATTCAACGAGGCCCTCGCCGAGTTCGCAGACCGCGACGTCTCGATCGTCGGAATCAGTGACGACCCCGTCGACGACCTCGCGACGTTCGCGGCTGACTACGACCTCGACTTCGACCTGCTCTCCGACGAGCGGGGCGAAGTCGCGACGCTCTACGACTCCTACGGCGAAAAGCGGATGTTCGGCAACACCTTCGACGGCGTCTTCCGGAACACCTACGTCGTCGGTCCCGACGGACGCATCGAGGCGGTCTACGAGGACGTCTCACCCGAGGGACACGCCGACGCCGTTCTGGCGGATCTCGAGCCGATCGACGCCGCGCGCTGA
- a CDS encoding HalOD1 output domain-containing protein: MTGPDRDPSDDDGNGDEDDDRSVLAERAYGGGTPPSIAAIYAITSALDTDPVDCTTDLGFTLYDYVDPEALDTLVTQDQRNGTVTVELSLDEYLVRVSDTGRVRVIGPADPTGPDS; encoded by the coding sequence ATGACCGGACCCGATCGGGACCCATCGGACGACGATGGAAACGGAGACGAAGACGACGATCGCTCGGTCCTCGCCGAACGCGCCTACGGCGGTGGGACGCCGCCCAGTATCGCCGCCATCTACGCGATCACGTCCGCGCTCGACACCGATCCGGTCGACTGTACGACCGACCTTGGATTCACGCTGTACGACTACGTCGATCCCGAGGCCCTCGACACGCTCGTCACGCAGGACCAGCGAAACGGGACCGTCACCGTCGAACTATCGCTAGACGAATATCTGGTCCGGGTCTCTGACACCGGCCGAGTCCGGGTTATCGGCCCCGCCGATCCGACCGGGCCGGACTCGTAA
- a CDS encoding TrmB family transcriptional regulator, with translation MSEAEAVDALVELGLRQYEAQCFVALAQLSEGTAKEISRVADVPQSRVYDVVDELHRLGLVDVQESDPRKYSAVPVDVARNRLRQKYRNHLETATTHLQALERRTLEEDGAWKVASDQDVRNRTIQAVEDATSEIYLLAADGEVLESALLDRLAAARERDVTVFVEVPSSDDRDRIHDAVATVQVAVTDFEFDSQVTTDRSLGRLLVVDRQTVVVSALTTGIVPSQRAETGIWTSERGHGLVAWFRYFLERRLAQLAFETGNGRGANDERDTSDDDANAECTACEE, from the coding sequence ATGTCTGAAGCCGAGGCGGTCGATGCACTGGTGGAACTGGGGTTGCGTCAGTACGAAGCGCAGTGTTTCGTCGCACTCGCACAGCTTTCGGAGGGGACGGCAAAGGAGATCAGCCGGGTCGCCGACGTGCCGCAGTCGCGCGTCTACGACGTCGTCGACGAACTCCACCGGCTCGGCCTGGTGGACGTTCAGGAGTCAGACCCGCGGAAATACAGCGCCGTTCCCGTCGACGTGGCCAGGAACCGACTTCGGCAGAAGTACCGGAATCACCTCGAAACCGCGACGACGCACCTCCAGGCGCTCGAACGCCGGACGCTCGAAGAGGACGGCGCCTGGAAGGTGGCGAGCGATCAGGACGTTCGCAACCGCACGATACAGGCCGTCGAGGACGCGACCAGCGAGATTTACTTGCTCGCGGCGGACGGCGAGGTGCTCGAGTCGGCCCTGCTCGACCGACTCGCTGCGGCGCGCGAGCGGGACGTCACCGTGTTCGTCGAAGTCCCGTCGTCCGACGATCGCGACCGCATTCACGACGCCGTCGCGACGGTGCAGGTCGCGGTCACCGACTTCGAGTTCGATTCGCAGGTAACGACGGATCGCTCGCTTGGTCGGCTCCTCGTGGTCGATCGACAGACGGTCGTCGTGAGCGCGCTGACGACCGGGATCGTCCCGAGCCAACGGGCGGAAACGGGGATCTGGACGAGCGAGCGCGGTCACGGGCTCGTCGCCTGGTTCCGGTACTTCCTCGAACGGCGACTCGCGCAACTCGCGTTCGAGACGGGCAATGGACGCGGTGCGAACGACGAACGCGACACGAGCGACGACGATGCCAACGCCGAATGTACGGCGTGCGAAGAATAG
- a CDS encoding CDC48 family AAA ATPase, which yields MKLTVKPLKQKDAGRGLAAIDRVSMNELDLENGDYIVIKGSGDGQAVARVWPGYPEDEGRGIVRIDGRLRQEADVGIDDNVTVETADVKPAKSVTVALPQNLRIRGDIGPLVRDKLSGQAVTEGQTVPFSLSFGPMASSGQSVPLKIASTSPSGTVVITDSTSIEISETPAEQVSSGGGGASPEGVPNVTYEDIGGLDDELDQVREMIELPMRHPELFQQLGIEPPKGVLLHGPPGTGKTLMAKAVANEIDAHFQTISGPEIMSKYYGESEEQLREVFEEAEENAPAIVFIDELDSIAAKREEAGGDVERRVVAQLLSLMDGLEERGRVTVIGATNRVDALDPALRRGGRFDREIEIGVPDKEGRKEILQVHTRGMPLSESIDLDQYAENTHGFVGADLESLTREAAMTALRRIRPELDLEAEEIDADVLEELEVTENDFKEALKGIQPSALREVFVEVPDVTWNDVGGLGDTKERLRETIQWPLDYPEVFEQMDMQAAKGVLMYGPPGTGKTLLAKAVANEAQSNFISIKGPELLNKYVGESEKGVREVFEKARENAPTVIFFDEIDSIAGQRGRQQGDSGVGERVVSQLLTELDGLEELEDVVVIATTNRPDLIDQALLRPGRLDRHVHVPVPDEDARKKIFDVHTRDKPLADAVDLDWLAAETEGYVGADIEAVCREASMAASREFINSVDPDEMPDTIGNVRISREHFEHALEEVNASVTPETRERYEDIEAEFDTAEPTQDEQLGRTFQ from the coding sequence ATGAAACTCACCGTCAAACCCCTCAAACAGAAGGACGCCGGCCGCGGACTCGCGGCGATCGACCGCGTCTCGATGAACGAACTCGACCTCGAGAACGGGGACTACATCGTCATCAAGGGCTCGGGCGACGGTCAGGCCGTCGCGCGCGTCTGGCCCGGCTACCCCGAAGACGAGGGCCGCGGGATCGTCCGCATCGACGGGCGCCTGCGCCAGGAGGCCGACGTCGGCATCGACGACAACGTCACTGTCGAGACCGCCGATGTCAAGCCCGCCAAGTCCGTCACCGTGGCGCTCCCGCAGAACCTGCGGATCCGCGGTGACATCGGCCCGCTCGTCCGCGACAAACTGAGCGGCCAGGCGGTCACCGAGGGACAGACGGTGCCGTTTTCCCTCTCGTTCGGCCCGATGGCCAGCTCCGGCCAGTCGGTGCCCCTGAAGATCGCGAGCACCTCGCCGTCGGGCACTGTGGTCATCACGGACTCGACGAGCATCGAGATCTCCGAGACGCCCGCCGAACAGGTCAGTTCCGGCGGCGGCGGCGCCTCGCCCGAGGGCGTTCCGAACGTCACCTACGAGGACATCGGCGGCCTGGACGACGAACTCGACCAGGTTCGCGAGATGATCGAGCTGCCGATGCGGCATCCCGAACTGTTCCAACAGTTAGGGATCGAGCCGCCGAAGGGCGTCCTGCTGCACGGCCCGCCTGGCACCGGTAAGACGTTGATGGCCAAGGCCGTCGCCAACGAGATCGACGCCCACTTCCAGACGATCTCCGGCCCGGAGATCATGTCGAAGTACTACGGCGAGAGCGAGGAGCAGCTCCGCGAGGTCTTCGAGGAGGCCGAGGAGAACGCGCCTGCGATCGTCTTCATCGACGAGCTCGACTCCATCGCCGCCAAGCGCGAGGAGGCCGGCGGCGACGTCGAACGTCGGGTCGTCGCGCAGCTGCTCTCGCTGATGGACGGTCTCGAGGAGCGGGGCCGGGTCACCGTCATCGGCGCGACCAACCGCGTCGACGCGCTCGACCCCGCGCTGCGCCGCGGCGGTCGCTTCGACCGCGAGATCGAGATCGGCGTCCCGGACAAGGAGGGCCGCAAGGAGATCCTGCAGGTCCACACCCGCGGGATGCCCCTCTCGGAGTCCATCGACCTCGATCAGTACGCCGAGAACACCCACGGCTTCGTCGGGGCCGACCTCGAGTCGTTGACCCGCGAGGCCGCGATGACCGCCCTGCGGCGCATCCGGCCCGAACTCGACCTCGAGGCCGAGGAGATCGACGCCGACGTCCTCGAGGAACTCGAGGTCACTGAAAACGACTTCAAGGAGGCGCTCAAGGGCATCCAGCCCTCGGCGCTGCGCGAGGTCTTCGTCGAGGTCCCCGACGTCACGTGGAACGACGTCGGCGGCCTCGGGGACACCAAAGAGCGCCTGCGCGAGACGATCCAGTGGCCGCTCGACTACCCCGAGGTCTTCGAGCAGATGGACATGCAGGCCGCAAAGGGCGTCCTCATGTACGGGCCGCCGGGTACCGGCAAGACCCTGCTCGCCAAAGCGGTGGCCAACGAGGCCCAGTCGAACTTCATCTCGATCAAGGGCCCCGAGCTGCTGAACAAGTACGTCGGCGAGTCCGAGAAGGGCGTCCGCGAGGTCTTCGAGAAGGCCCGCGAGAACGCCCCGACCGTGATCTTCTTCGACGAGATCGATTCGATCGCGGGCCAGCGCGGTCGCCAGCAGGGTGACTCCGGCGTCGGCGAGCGGGTCGTCTCCCAGCTGCTGACCGAACTCGACGGCCTCGAGGAACTCGAGGACGTCGTCGTCATCGCGACGACCAACCGACCGGACCTGATCGACCAGGCCCTGCTGCGTCCCGGCCGTCTGGACCGCCACGTCCACGTGCCGGTCCCCGACGAGGACGCCCGCAAGAAGATCTTCGACGTCCACACCCGCGACAAGCCCCTGGCCGACGCGGTCGACCTCGACTGGCTCGCCGCGGAGACGGAGGGCTACGTCGGCGCCGACATCGAAGCGGTCTGTCGCGAGGCCTCGATGGCCGCCAGCCGCGAGTTCATCAACTCGGTCGACCCCGACGAGATGCCCGATACCATCGGCAACGTCCGCATCAGCCGCGAGCACTTCGAGCACGCTCTCGAGGAGGTCAACGCGAGCGTGACCCCCGAGACGCGCGAGCGCTACGAGGATATCGAAGCGGAGTTCGACACGGCCGAGCCAACTCAGGACGAGCAACTGGGCCGAACCTTCCAGTAA
- a CDS encoding DUF7127 family protein, with product MTLEQFTREEGQLARRYDYDDGTVFAVDFGSDVADASVDLVDDTVIVVVDDEQYEIELSDDVADAHTFIKNGVLTVELEEEL from the coding sequence ATGACTCTCGAACAATTCACCCGTGAAGAGGGGCAGTTGGCCCGTCGGTACGACTACGACGACGGCACCGTCTTCGCCGTCGACTTCGGTTCCGACGTGGCCGATGCCTCTGTCGATCTGGTCGACGACACCGTCATCGTCGTCGTGGATGACGAGCAGTACGAGATCGAACTCTCCGACGACGTCGCCGATGCGCACACGTTTATCAAAAACGGCGTGCTCACTGTCGAACTGGAGGAGGAGCTATGA
- a CDS encoding alpha/beta fold hydrolase — translation METVPHNGRETAYEVTDRDGDGPPICCVHGSGGSRRVWTGQHPLSDRFPIVTVDLSGHGDSDDVDASAGYTALSAYADDVLAVAEATDARVLVGNSLGGAVVQHILLEREFEPDAVVLTGTGARLGVLEDLLAWLDSDFDQAVEFLHGTDRLFHDPDPDVRERSIDQMYDCGRATTQRDFLTCHEFDVRDRISEINVPTLALYGEHDQLTPAWFHEYLIDEIGDGEVVEIDGAAHLAMVERPNAFNDAVEAFLTETVE, via the coding sequence ATGGAAACGGTACCACACAACGGTCGGGAGACGGCGTACGAGGTCACCGACCGAGACGGCGACGGGCCGCCGATCTGTTGCGTCCACGGGAGCGGCGGCTCGCGCCGCGTCTGGACCGGCCAGCATCCGCTCTCGGACCGCTTCCCGATTGTGACGGTGGATCTCAGCGGCCACGGCGATTCGGACGATGTCGACGCGAGCGCCGGCTACACGGCCCTCTCGGCGTACGCCGACGACGTCCTGGCCGTCGCCGAGGCGACCGACGCCCGCGTCCTCGTCGGCAACTCGCTGGGCGGCGCCGTCGTCCAGCACATCCTGCTCGAACGGGAGTTCGAACCCGATGCGGTCGTGCTGACGGGAACAGGCGCTCGACTCGGCGTCCTCGAAGACTTGTTGGCGTGGCTCGACTCGGACTTCGACCAGGCGGTCGAGTTTCTCCACGGGACGGATCGGCTCTTCCACGATCCCGATCCCGACGTCCGGGAGCGATCGATCGACCAAATGTACGACTGCGGCCGGGCGACCACCCAGCGGGACTTCCTGACCTGCCACGAGTTCGACGTCCGCGATCGGATCTCCGAGATCAACGTCCCGACGCTCGCGCTCTACGGCGAGCACGACCAGTTGACTCCGGCCTGGTTCCACGAGTACCTGATCGACGAAATCGGAGACGGCGAGGTCGTCGAGATCGACGGCGCGGCGCACCTGGCGATGGTCGAGCGACCGAACGCGTTCAACGATGCGGTCGAGGCGTTTCTGACGGAGACGGTCGAGTAG
- the panB gene encoding 3-methyl-2-oxobutanoate hydroxymethyltransferase yields the protein MPTVRDIRAKAGEEPITMLTAYDAPTAALVDQAGVDIILVGDSLGNTSLGYDTTLPVTVDDMVRHTSAVARTTEDALVVADMPFLSIGVDESESVENAGRMLKEADAHAVKLECGPHTVELTEKLVQLGIPVMAHLGLTPQHVNQYGGYPRQGTDREAAERILDLAEAHADAGAFSLVLEHVPSNLAKEVTEALDIPTIGIGAGPDCDGQVLVVDDAVGLSEWSPSFAKQFGNVREEMESAIDDYVTAVESGEFPAEEHSYEEHDLDELY from the coding sequence ATGCCTACCGTGCGGGACATCAGGGCGAAGGCGGGCGAGGAACCGATCACGATGCTGACGGCCTACGACGCGCCGACGGCGGCGCTGGTCGACCAGGCGGGCGTCGATATCATCCTCGTCGGGGACAGCCTCGGGAACACCAGCCTGGGCTACGACACGACGCTCCCGGTGACGGTCGACGACATGGTCAGGCACACGAGCGCGGTCGCGCGGACGACCGAGGACGCCCTCGTCGTCGCCGACATGCCGTTCCTCTCGATCGGTGTCGACGAGAGCGAGAGCGTCGAGAACGCCGGACGGATGCTCAAGGAGGCGGACGCCCACGCGGTTAAACTCGAGTGTGGCCCCCACACCGTCGAGTTGACCGAAAAGCTGGTCCAGTTGGGGATTCCCGTGATGGCTCACCTCGGACTGACGCCCCAGCACGTCAACCAGTACGGCGGTTACCCCCGCCAGGGGACCGATCGGGAGGCCGCCGAGCGCATCCTCGACCTCGCCGAGGCTCACGCGGACGCCGGCGCGTTCTCGCTGGTTCTCGAGCACGTCCCGTCGAACCTCGCGAAGGAAGTCACCGAGGCGCTCGATATCCCGACGATCGGGATCGGCGCGGGGCCGGATTGCGACGGCCAGGTACTGGTGGTCGACGACGCCGTCGGCCTGAGCGAGTGGTCTCCCTCGTTCGCGAAGCAATTCGGAAACGTTCGCGAGGAGATGGAATCGGCGATCGACGACTACGTGACCGCGGTCGAATCGGGCGAGTTCCCCGCCGAGGAGCACAGCTACGAGGAGCACGACCTCGACGAACTCTACTGA
- a CDS encoding DUF5822 domain-containing protein, with protein sequence MPERVETTSPDGVDYGWVMQTTFVVTILAGAPVVAGLSTTTTLPTWGARVEFAIRVGALVWLATAITVFAYAKRKQT encoded by the coding sequence GTGCCAGAACGCGTCGAAACGACCTCGCCCGACGGCGTCGACTACGGCTGGGTGATGCAGACGACGTTCGTCGTCACCATCCTGGCCGGCGCGCCGGTCGTCGCCGGCCTGTCGACGACCACGACCCTCCCAACGTGGGGTGCGCGCGTCGAGTTCGCGATCCGGGTCGGTGCCCTGGTCTGGCTGGCCACGGCGATCACGGTGTTCGCGTACGCGAAGCGAAAACAGACGTAA
- a CDS encoding HAD hydrolase-like protein, which produces MTEYDAVVYDLDGTLVDLDVDWNAVAADVRAVYDRSNVAPPSDGLWDMLEGAADAGLADEVESAIAAHEHDGARTSARLAHADELLERRLPAGVCSLNCERACRIALDEHALAPAVDAVVGRDTVGTWKPDPEPLLAAVCRLDAEPERALFVGDSARDERTAERAGIDFEYVGEGSAGV; this is translated from the coding sequence GTGACCGAGTACGACGCCGTCGTCTACGATCTGGACGGGACGCTCGTCGATCTCGACGTCGACTGGAACGCCGTCGCCGCCGACGTCCGCGCGGTGTACGACCGCTCGAACGTCGCGCCGCCGAGCGACGGGCTCTGGGACATGCTCGAGGGCGCGGCCGACGCCGGCCTGGCCGACGAGGTCGAGTCCGCCATCGCCGCCCACGAGCACGACGGGGCTCGCACGTCGGCCCGCCTGGCGCACGCCGATGAGCTACTCGAGCGGCGGCTACCGGCGGGGGTCTGCTCGTTGAACTGCGAGCGGGCCTGTCGGATCGCGCTCGACGAGCACGCGCTCGCGCCGGCGGTCGACGCAGTGGTTGGCCGCGACACCGTCGGGACGTGGAAGCCGGATCCGGAGCCGCTGCTGGCGGCCGTTTGCCGACTCGACGCCGAGCCGGAGCGGGCACTGTTCGTCGGCGACTCCGCGCGGGACGAGCGGACGGCAGAACGAGCGGGCATCGACTTCGAGTACGTCGGCGAGGGGTCGGCCGGCGTCTGA
- a CDS encoding acyl-CoA dehydrogenase family protein, which yields MDLTEERAAVRDVVREFAREEIRPTALEADRDQAFPEAVWDGLADLDLTGLTVPEEYGGYDADPTTAAVINEEVAYGMLAVATALSVHSLATSCIAEFGTEAQQERWLPEMAEGRPVGAFALSEPHAGSNPAEMSTEARREGDEYVINGEKQWITNGKRAGVYVLFAKTDRDDPSTVTQFLVPGDVDGLTVGEKEDKLGLRASDTTSLTFDDVRIPAENRLTEEGAGLSAAFHILTGGRIAIAAQAVGLAQCALDEALAYSEEREQFGGPISDIQTIRHKLAEMATRTKAARLLTRHAAQQRAAGGAALEASMAKYFASDAAMFVTNQAVQIHGGYGYVAEGEVERLYRDAKITEIYEGTTEIQKTVIARELLE from the coding sequence ATGGACCTCACCGAGGAACGGGCGGCCGTCCGCGACGTCGTCCGGGAGTTCGCCCGCGAGGAGATCAGACCGACCGCGCTCGAGGCCGACAGGGACCAGGCGTTTCCGGAGGCCGTCTGGGACGGCCTGGCCGACCTCGATCTGACGGGGCTGACGGTCCCCGAGGAGTACGGCGGCTACGACGCGGACCCGACGACGGCGGCCGTGATCAACGAGGAGGTCGCCTACGGGATGCTCGCCGTCGCGACCGCGCTGTCGGTCCACTCCCTGGCGACCTCCTGTATCGCGGAGTTCGGCACCGAGGCCCAGCAGGAACGCTGGCTGCCCGAGATGGCCGAGGGGCGGCCGGTCGGCGCGTTCGCGCTCTCGGAGCCTCACGCGGGGTCGAACCCCGCTGAGATGTCGACCGAAGCCCGCAGGGAAGGAGACGAGTACGTCATCAACGGCGAAAAGCAGTGGATCACGAACGGGAAGCGCGCGGGGGTCTACGTCCTCTTCGCGAAGACCGACCGCGACGACCCGTCGACCGTCACGCAGTTTCTCGTCCCCGGCGACGTCGACGGGCTGACCGTCGGCGAGAAGGAGGACAAGCTCGGTCTGCGCGCCAGCGACACCACGAGCCTGACCTTCGACGACGTCCGCATTCCCGCCGAAAACCGGCTGACGGAGGAGGGCGCGGGGCTGTCGGCCGCCTTCCACATCCTCACCGGCGGCCGGATCGCCATCGCCGCCCAGGCGGTCGGCCTGGCGCAGTGCGCGCTCGACGAGGCCCTCGCGTACAGCGAGGAGCGCGAGCAGTTCGGCGGCCCGATTTCCGACATCCAGACGATCCGGCACAAACTCGCCGAGATGGCGACCCGGACGAAAGCCGCCAGGCTGCTGACTCGACACGCCGCACAGCAGCGGGCCGCGGGCGGCGCGGCGCTCGAGGCCAGCATGGCGAAGTACTTCGCGAGCGACGCGGCGATGTTCGTGACCAACCAGGCCGTCCAGATCCACGGCGGCTACGGCTACGTCGCCGAGGGCGAAGTCGAGCGGCTCTACCGGGACGCCAAGATCACCGAAATCTACGAGGGGACGACTGAGATCCAGAAGACGGTCATCGCGCGGGAACTGCTCGAGTGA